The genomic window GCCCGGACCCGGCGGATCGGCGCGCTGCGGGCCCCGGACGATGAGCCGGCCCGACCGGCGCCCGCGCTGGTCTGACGGAAACGGCGGAGCCGCCCGGGGCGTACCCCCCGGGCGGCTCCGGCCGTCGACCGACCCGGTCTCAGTTGACCTCGATCCGCACCACGTCGAAGGCGGGGGTCTGGTTGGCCCGCTCCATCATCGGGATGCGGTGCGAACCGTCACCGGCCCAGACGGCGCACTGCGCGAGACCCGACTGCGGCAGCCCGGGGATCTGGATCTGCACGTCGTCCGGCTGGGCGCCGCCCCGACCGTCCTCGGTCGCCACGAAGAACGCCGGTACGTCCTGCGGGCTCGGGGGCTGCCGGGTGTCGTTGAGCATCCGGCACGCGGTGTGGAAGTGCCCGCGGACCAGGCCCTGGTCGTTCAACAGCGAGCTCTCCAGGTAGTAACCGCCCTGGCCGGCCGCGAGGAAGCGGTCCCGGACCAGGTTCTTCGTGGTGACCCGGAGGGTGAACGGCTGGTTCCGGTTGACCTGGTTCGGGAATTGCGTGATGAGCAGCGAGGGATTGTTCGCGGCCGCACCCACCTCACCGAAAGCGGTGCTCACACAGCGGTTCCCGTTCTGGAAACCGTCGTGCGGCTGGAGCTTGCTGTTGGTGCAGTCCTTGGCGAGGACGCCCAGCCCGTTGCCGTTGTCACCGCCGTTGTTGTTGCCGCCGTTCTGGCCGCCGTTGTCGGTCTGACCACCGTTCTGGCCACCGTTGTCGTTCTGGCCGCCGTTCTGACCGCCGCCGTTCTGGCCGCCGGTGTTCCCACCGGCGTTCTGACCGGCGTCGGCGAGGGCGCACTGGGCGAGCTGGTCGAGCCCCTGCGGCCGCTGCGCCACCCGCCCGATCGCGGTCGCGATCCGGTTCAACGTCGCCTTCCGCTTGTCGGCCAGGGGCCGCAGGATCGTGCTGTTGATGAAGTCCTGGCCGTTGCGGCCGCCGTCGGCGGCGAGCCGTCGGTTGGCCTCGGCGATCTGGGCGTCCAACAGGGCGAGGTTGCGGTCCACCTCGTTGCGCGCCTGGTCGGGGACCTGCGGAAGCTTGCCCTTCACGTCCGGGCAGGCCACGGTGGGCGGGCCGGCCGCGGCCCCGCCGCCGGCCTTGACCGCCTGGCACTCGGCGACGGACATCTGCCCGTCACCCCAGTGGTTGCGCACCCAGCGGCCGTTCTGCCACGTCCGGGTGGTGCTGCCCTGGCCGGTCGGCGAGGTGGCGCCGGGGCTCGGCTGGAGGCAGGACGCCGAGGCGGTGCGGGTGTACGTCCGCCGGTCCTGGGCGGACGAGATCTGGGTCACGGCGACGATTCCGCCGAAGACCGCGAGCGTGCCGACAACGGCCAGCATTCGCTTGCTCCGCGCGTTACCGGATGGCCGGCGCGCCCGTGTGGACCTGCGCATCGAATTGCTCTCCTTCTCGATCCGGTGGCTGACTCGTGACCCCGGCGGACCGACGGAATTCGGGGTGAGGATCACTGCGACGTTCCGGTCGCACGTCGATGACCGACGATGCCCTTTCCGCACCGTCTCCCGCGCCTTCCGGCGCGGCTGGAAGAACTGGGTCCATTCCCGCTTAGGTACGGAGCGGCGGCGGCGAAGGTTCAAGCCCGAATCGGGAAAGTTCCGCACCAGCGGTCCGGCCGAGCGGCCACGGTCGGCGGCACATCACGGTCATTGGCCCGTCACGGTCGGCGCGCGCGGGCGCGGCGGGCGTGGCCCCGGGTGGCGGCGCGAGCCGCGCGGCGGTGGGCGGTGTCAGTCGGCGCAGAGGTGCGCGAAGGCGAAGTCGCCCTCCATCTGGTCCTCGTGGGACGCGAGGAGCCGGATGTCGCGGCGGAGCTGGTCCCGGTCCATCAGCGACGGCGGCTCGCCGGCGTCGAGGCCGCGCAGCCGCTCCCCCACCGCCAGGGCGGAGAGGTCCTCGGCGAGACGCGCCGGGTCGACTCCGCAGGAGAACCGCTGCGGGTAGAGCCGGACCCGCTCGACCAGGCACCGTCCGGGCCGCACCCCGACCCAGCTCCACCCCTCGGCCGGGCCGTTCTTCCAGCGGGCGTGCAGGCCCCGGACGATCGGGTCGGCGAGGCGCCGATCCACGTACGCCTCGACGACGGCGGCCCGGGTCAGCGCGCCGAGGTCGTTGACGTGCCCGCTGCGGCCGTCGGGCAGCCGGCCGACGATGTCCCGGAAGCCGACCGGCTCGACACCCTCCGGCCCGGCCACCGTGGCGTCCGCGTAGCCGCGCGCGTCGATGACGTACTCGACGATCCGCCGGCCGTGGTCGGCGCCGCGCAACGTCGGCGACTCGATCCGCAGCACCTCCAGGCCGACCGCCGCGCAGACCGCACTCTTCATCCGTTCGGCGCGCTGCTCCGGCGAGCCGGCGGCCGGAGCAGCGGCGATCTCCACGGCGAACAGCGGCCGACCGGTGTTCGCGGCGCAGACCACCTGGTCGAAGCCCTCCCGGATGGCGGTGCTCCACTGGTTACCGGTGATGCCCGGCGGCCGCCCGTGCACCAGCTCGCTGAGCCGGCGGGACGCGTACACGACCTGACCGGCCCGGGTGAGCAGCGGCTCGCCCCCGGTCGTGATCGGACGCAGCCAGGACGCGTCCTCGCTGCCGGTGCTCGTCATCTTCGCCAATCCATCCGTCGGTCGACCGGGCCGAGTCTAGGACGTCGATCATGGTGAGCGCCTCGCCGGTGCGGCCGAATCCGGTTGCCCGGACCGGCCGGCGCCGCCGGGACGAGAGCGTGCCGGTCTTCCGCACCACCGCCCGGCGGCCGATGCGCCGGGCGGGCGGAGTCGGTGGACGGACCGGCCGGGCTGCTCGACGAGCCGGGCCTGCGCCGGTGGACCGGCCTGGACGGCGTCACCGCCTCCGGCACGCTGCCGGTGGCGCTGGTCGCGGTCCGGGTGGACGAGCCGCCCGGCGCGCCGGAGCGGTTCGGCCGGCGCAGCGCCGCCCGGGAGACGCAGGCGGTGCTCGCGGCGGTCACCGGCGGGCTGGCCCGGTCGTACCCGTTCGTCACCTTCGGGGTGCACGCGCCGGTCACCGTGACCGACCGTCGGCCCCTGCCGGTGACGGACGTGCGGCACGCGGTGGAGTGGGCGGCGCGGGAGGGCGTGCCGGTGGCGACCCTCGCCGCGGAGCCGGCCCGGGTCGCGGCGGGCGCGCGCTGACCACCGGGAGCATCGCCACGTCGCGGAGGACTGGCGACGGCGGGAACGGGTACGCCGCGCCCATGAGCCGGCCGGTACGAGCGGAGGTGGGCATGACGCGGCAGCAGTTCGGATTCCTCGCCGGATTCCTCCTGGTGGCGGTCTGGGCGCTCGGCGGGGCGGGCGTCGCCGCGGCCGCCACCCTGGCCGGTCTGGTCGGCTGGCTCCTGGTCCGGGTCCTCGACGGCGAGGTCACCGTGGCCGGGTTCGCCGACCGGACGGCCCCGCCACGCCGGCGCTGACCGGGGCCCCGATGACCGGCACCCTGCCCCGCCGCGGACGCACCACTCCCACCGGCTCCGACGCCGGCCCGCCCCGCTGGCCAGAGGAGCGGATCGCCCGGCTCGCCGAGGACGCCGCGCGGCGCACCGCAGCCGTTTCCGCCCCGGCGGCGACCGTCCGCGCCGACGGCCGGGCCGCCTGCGTCGACCTCGACCTCGCCGTCGACCACGGCGCACACCTTCCAACGGTCGCCGAGGCGGTACGCCGTCGGGTGGCGGCCCAGGTCGAGGCGCAGACCGGGCTGACCGTGGCGGGCGTCACCGTCACCGTGGTGGACCTGCTCCTGCCCGAACGGGACGACGGCATCCCACCGGACAGCGGAGGCTGAGGTGCGGACGGCCAACCGGATCGCCACGCTGCTGCTCGCCGTCGCCCTGCTCGTCGGCGGCATCCTCGTCGCGGTCGAGGGGACGCTCGCCGCGCTCGGCCGCCCCGGCCTGCTGCTCCCCCGTGGCCACGCCGCCCTGACCGGCACCCGCTGGCAGGACGCCCCGGCCCGGAGCGTCGCCGCCACCGTCACCCTGATCGGCCTGGTCGTCCTCACCGCCGAGCTGCTCCGGTGGCGGCCGACCCGGCTGCGGCTCGACGGCGACGACGGATGGCACCTGCACCGGCGCTCGGTCGAACGACGCCTGGCCCGCGCGGTCCGCTCGGTGCCGAGCGTACGGCGGGCCCGGGTGCGGATCCGTCGGCGCGGGGACGCCTGGCGGCCCCGGGTGACCGCCACCGGCGATCCGGCGGCCCGCTCGGACGTCGAGTTCGCCGTGCACCGCGAGCTGGACCGGCTGGCCGCGCCGACGTGCGGGCGGGTCGAGGTCCGGCTGGTCCCCGCCCGGCGGGCGGCATGAGCAACGCCGCGCACCGGCTGCTCTGGACGGTCGTCGCCCTGCTGCTGACCGCCCTGGGCGGCACCGGCCTGGCGGTGAGCCTGGGCCGGCTGCCGGGCGCCGACAGCCCGCTGCTCGGCGCTGGCCTGCTGCGCTGGTGGCGGGCCGGCACGCCGTGGAGCGCCCTGGCGGTGGTGGTCGGCGGGGTGCTGCTGGCCCTGCTCGGCCAGCGGCTGCTCGCCCGGGAGCTGCGGGCGCCGGGCCGGCTGGCGGGCACCCTGGTGCACGGCGGCGACGGGGGCGGGCGTACCCGGGTGGCGAGCGGGGTGCTCACCGGCGCGCTGGAGCGGGACCTGCTCCGGGAACCCGGGGTGCGCCGGGCGCGGGTGCTGCTCACCGGCCCGACCGGTCGGCCCGACTTCTGGGTGGAGGTGCAGCTCGACCCCCGGGCCGGCACCGCCGCCGTCCGCGCGCACGTCGACGCCGCCGTCCGGCGGTTCGCCGCGACCGTCGGCTGCCGGCCCGCCCACCTGGACGTCACCGCCCGGGTGGACGCGGAGTTCTGACCGGGCGCGGTCAACGCCAGACGACCACCTCGGAGAGCGGCTCGCCGGCGATGTCCGGCACCGTGGCGGCCGCCGCCGGGTAGCCGACCGGGATGATCAGGTTGCCGCGCTCCTCGGCGGGCCGGTCGAGCAGCGGGCACCGCTTCATTCTGGGGGTTGAGAGCTGTTGCACGCTGTTTCATCTTCTATCAATTTCCTTATAGGATAGTCGCGTGAGGTTGGGCGTGTGGGCGGCACGCAACGGTGTGCACTACCAGACCGCTTGGCGGTGGGCTAGGGACGGCAAGATGCCCGTGCCAGTGGTGCGTACCGCTACCGGGACTTGGCTAGTGCAGGAGCCTGACGCCCCTGCGGCTGGCCGGGTGGTGGCGTACTGCCGGGTGTCCTCGTCTGACCAGAAGCCTGACCTGGATCGGCAGGTTGCCCGGGTGGTCGCGGGAGCGACCAGGGTCGGGCTTGCGGTGGGTGAAGTCGTCACGGAGGTCGGCTCCGGACTGAACGGCCGGCGTCGCAAACTCGCCCGTGTCCTCGCCGATCCCGAAGCGGCGGTGATCGTGGTCGAGCACCGCGATCGCCTGGCCCGCTTCGGTGTGGAGCACCTGGAGGCCGCCCTGGCCGCCTCGGGCCGTCGCCTGATCATCCTCGATGCACAGGAGGCCGGCGATGATCTGGTGCGGGACATGACCGAGGTGCTGACCTCGATGTGCGCCCGCCTGTACGGGCGCCGGTCGGCCCGACACCGGGCCGACGCCGCACTGCGCGCCGCAGCGGAGGCCGAGTGAAGAAGTTCCAGCCGCAGCCGGGCTTCGTGGTGCAGGCGTACCGGTTCGCTCTGGACCCCAACGCCGCGCAGGAGCAGGCGCTGCGCTCGCACTGCGGCGCAGCCCGCGCGGCCTACAACTGGGCGGTGGGCTGGGTGTCGGCGTCGTGGTGGCAGCGCCGCGCCGAAGAGTCCTACGGGCTCGCCGGGCCGGAGTTGACCGAGTGGCGGCCGTGGTCGCTGCCAGCCCTGCGTAAGGCGTTCAATCAGGTCAAGCGCACCGATCCGCGGTTTGCCGACTGGTGGGAGGAGAACTCCAAGGAGGCCTACAACACCGGCCTCGCCAACGCCGCCGCGGCGTTTGACAACTACGCCAAGTCCAAGCGTGGGCAGCGCAAGGGCGGGCGGGTGGGTATGCCCCGCCGGAAGTCGAAACACAAGGCGCGCTTGGCCTGCCGATTCACCACCGGCACGATCCGCGTGGAGCCGGACCGCCGTCATGTCACCCTGCCCAGACTGGGCACGATCCGCACCCACGAATCCACACGCAAGCTTGAGCGCCGTATCGCGGGCGGCAGCGCCCGCATCCTCTGCGCCACTGTGAGGTTCGAGCGCGGGCGCTGGTTCGTCTCCTTCCAAGTCGAGGTCGAACGCGCCGAGCGCACCCCGGCCCGCCCGGACGTCGCGGTCGGGGTGGACCTGGGCGTGAAATGCCTCGCCGTCCTCGCCGACGGTCAAGGCGAGATCCGCCACGTGCCCAACCCGGCGCACTACGACACCGCCCTGAAGGCCCTCAAACGCCTGTCGCGGCGGGTTTCCCGCCGCCAAGGGCCAGACCGGCGCACCGGCCAGACGCCCTCGAAACGGTGGCTGAAAGCCAACGCGGAACGTAACCGGGTACACCACCAGGTGGCGAACCTGCGTACCGACGCGCTGCACAAAATCACCACAGCGATCAGCGCCGAGTACGGCACGGTGGTGGTCGAAGACCTGAACGTCGCCGGGATGCTCCGCAATCGGCGCCTGGCAAGGAAGATCGCCGACGCCGGATTCGGAGAGATCCGGCGACAACTGACCTACAAGACCGGCTGGAACGGTGGACAGGTCCAAGTCGCCGACCGCTGGTTCCCTTCCTCGAAGACCTGCTGCGGGTGCGGCGCGGTGAAAGCCAAACTGCCGCTGCACGCGCGCACTTTCTGCTGCGATGTATGCGGCCTGGTGATGGACCGGGACGCTAACGCCGCCTGCAACCTCGCCGCCCTTGCGGCGGCCAGCACCACCGGTACCGGAGTGGCCGGAGACCGGGGCGCGAAAGCGCCGAAGCCTCGTGGAGCCGACCAGAAGACCCGCGTCACCCTCCCCAGCCGAATGGCCGGGGCGGGGCGGGCAGGTGGCGCAACCCTGCCACGACAGCGGCAGGCGGAAGCGAGAGACCGTCATCAGGACACCGCGACCCTCACGTTGCGGTGACACCGTTACGGACCTTCCATGCGGAAAACGCACGGATTGCTGAGACCTGACGATGGGATCAGCAACGGCCGACGGCAGTCCCGGCCAACGGACCGACGGGCGTCGACGTGTCGCCGGTACGGCATGATCGAGGTCGGATCGGCGGCGGAGGGGAGCGACAGGTGCGGGTGGTCTCCCTGGTGCCGTCCCTGACCGAGGCGGTGGCGCTGACCCGCCCCGAGGTGCTGGTCGGGGCGACCGACTGGTGCACCCACCCGGCCGGGCTGGACGTCGCCCGGGTCGGCGGCAGCAAGTACCCGGACCTGGCCCGGGTGCTCGCGCTCCGACCCGACCTGGTCCTGCTCAACGAGGAGGAGAACCGGCGGGCCGACGCCGACGCGCTGCTCGCGGCCGGAGTACCGGTCCGGGTCACCTTCCCGCGTACCGTGCCCGAGGCGCTGACCGAGCTGGCCGACCTGGCCGGCGCGCTCGGCGCGACCGCCGAGCCGGACTGGCTCGTGGCGGCCCGCCGGGCCTGGGCCGCCCTGCCCGAGCCCGGGGCGCTGCGCCGGGCGGTCGTACCGGTGTGGCGCCGGCCGTGGGTGGTGCTCGGCAGCCGGACGTTCGCCGGTGACGTGCTGCGCCGGCTCGGCGTGGCGAACCTGTACGCCGAGGACGCCGAGCGCTACCCCCGCCCCGACCTGGCCGAGCTGCGGGCGCGCCGGCCGGAACTGGTGGTGCTGCCGGACGAGCCGTACCGGTTCACCGCCGACGACGGTCCGGAATCCTTCCCCGGCGTGCCCTGCGCGCTGGTCTCCGGGCGGCACCTGACCTGGTACGGCCCCTCCCTCGCCGAGGCACCCGCGCTGCTCGCCGCGCAGCTCGCCCAACCCGGCTGAACCGGGGCGAACGGCCCCGCCGTGGTGGGTCCTTCGCACCCGTCCGCCCGCCGGCGCTCGGTGTGGACTTCGGGGCAGGAGGAGAGGAGCGCAGCGATGGAGAGCAATCGTCTGATCGTGGTGGGCGTCGACGGCTCCGACGGTGGCCGGCGGGCGCTGGACTGGGCAACCGACGAGGCGGCGACCCGCGGCGGCGGTCAGGCGACCGGGGTGGCCTGGCCCGGGTCCAGGTCGACCAGGCTAGTGTCGTCCACGTCGTACCCGATCGCGTTGTGCACCGCGACCACGCCGCTGACCTGGGCCGCGAGCCGGCCGGCGAGGTCGACGGCGGTCCGCCGGTCCAGCCGGCCGTCCAGGGTGACCGCGCCGTCGCGGACCTGGACGGTGACCAGGCCGTCCCGCACGGCGAGCACCCGGCGCAGCACCTCCTGCACCACGTCCTCGCGGATCTCCGCGTCGTTGCGCAGGTGCACCCGGAGCAGGTCGCTGCGGGTCACGATGCCGACCAGCCGACCGAGGTCGTCCAGCACCGGCAGCCGCTTGACCGCCTCCCGGTCCATCAGCCGGGCCGCCGCCGGGAGCGACGCCTCCGGGAAGGTGGTCACCGCCGGGGCGGTCATCAGCTCGCCGGCCAGCAGCGCGTCCGCCTTCTCCCGGGCGGTACGCCGGCGCCGTCCCTCGAAGACCCGCCGCTCGTCCGGGTGCCCGGCCCGCTCCACCTTGTGCAGCAGGTCGGCCTCGGACACCACCCCCAGCACCCGGCGGAAGCCGTCCACCACCGGCACGGCGCTGATGCCCCGCCGGATCAGCACGTCGACGATCTGGCGGTACGGGGTCTGCGCCCCGACCGTCGCGACGTCCTTGGTCATCACGTCGCCCACCTGCCACGTCCTCATCACGGCCTCCTCGTCACGGGTCTCCGGAGGCGACCGTAAGACCGGGCCGGCGGTGCTGGTCAGAGGCGGTTGGCAGGCCCGGAAAGGCCGTCCGGACCGGGCCGAAAGGGGCCCAAGGTCCCGGTCCGGAGCGGCCCGGTCGGCCCTGCCCGCGACGACGGGACGGGGTTGGAATGAAAGTGCCACCGGGAAGCGCGGTGCGAGGCACCAGAAGGGACGTGGAAACCATGACCGCGACAGTCGAGCGGATCACCGCCAACACCATCGCTCCGGCGGCCGGGACCACCCGCGACGTCGAGACCACCGGCCAGAAGGCCACCCGGTACGTCTTCGCCGGCCTCCGGATCGCGCTGGGCTGGACTTTCCTCTGGGCCTTCCTGGACAAGACGTTCGGCCTCGGCCACGAGACCGCGGCGAAGAACGCCTGGATCAACGGGGGCAGCCCCACCAAGGGCTTCCTCACCTTCGGCGCCGCCGGTCCGTTCAAGGGCCTGTACAACGACATCGCCGGGGCGGCCTGGGCGGACTGGCTGTTCATGATCGGCCTCGCGGCCCTCGGCGTCACCCTGCTGCTGGGCATCGGCACCCGGGTCGCCGCGGTCGCCGGTGGCATCCTCCTGGTCATGATGTGGACGGTCGTGCTGCCCCCCGAGAACAACCCGTTCATGGACGACCACCTGATCTACGCCGGTCTGCTGGCCGCGCTGGCCCTGGTCGGCGCCGGCAACACCCTCGGGCTCGGCCGGGCCTGGGCGAAGCTCCCCATCGTCCAGCGGCTCTCCTGGCTGAAGTGACGTGACGGATCTGGCAGTACCCACAGGGCGGGCGTCACCGGTGGTGATGCCCGCTTCGTACGCCCACGGTCCCCGCCCGGGTCACCCGGCGGGGACTGACGCGAATAGGCGGGCCGCTATCGGGCAGGATCGACGGGGACCGGATCCATACCGAGGTAGGAGACCTGCGAATGGACAAGCCCGAGGTAGGCCCGATCGAGGGCGCGCCGCCCGCCGATCTCGTCATCGAGGACATCACCGTCGGCGAGGGCCCGGAGGCCCAGCCGGGTCAGCTGGCCAGCGTGCACTACGTCGGGGTGGCCCACTCGACCGGCCGCGAGTTCGACGCGTCGTGGAACCGGGGTGAGACCTTCGAGTTCCCGCTCGGCGGCGGCCAGGTCATCGCCGGCTGGGACCAGGGCGTGGTGGGCATGAAGGTCGGCGGCCGTCGTCGGCTGACCATCCCGCCGCACCTGGGCTACGGCAGCCGGGGCGCCGGCGGGGTCATCAAGCCGAACGAGACCCTGGTCTTCGTGGTCGACCTGCTCGGCGTCCGCTGACCCAGCACTGATGCACGCCAGGGGCCGCCGGCAACGCGCCGACGGCCCCGGCGCGCTGCCCGGGCCGGCACCCGGCCCGGTCGCGTCTCTCCCGCCGCCCCGGCGCGATCGGCCCGGGCCCGACCGGCGCGGTCAGGCCGGCACCAGCTCCGCCACCGCCGCCGGGCCCACGGTCGCCGACTCCCGCACCGGCAGCACCCGGTGCAGGCCGGTGGCGCGCAGCACCCGGGCCACCACCGGATCCGGGTCGACCAGCACCAGCTCGCCGCCCCGCGCGCGGATCCGCAGGTGGGCGGCGAACAGTGCGCGCACCGCGGTCGCGGAGAGCACCCGCACGCCGGAGAGATCCAGCCGGAGCACCGGGCGGGCCGGGGCCGCCCACAGCGCGGCCCGGAACGACCCGACGGTCGCGATGTCGATCTCGCCGACCGCCCGGACGTCCACCACGTGGTCGCCGACGCTGATCTCCAGGTGGAACCGGTCGCTGTGCTGCCCCATGCCGACGAACCTATCGGCCGGGACCGACAGTTCCGGCCCGGCGGAACCCGGGATCCGGGTACGGCCCGGGTCCGACCCCGAGGACGTCAGGGTCGCGCTCAGGTGCTCCCCATGATGCGGTACCCCTCCTCCGGGACGGCCCGGGTCGCCCCGCCGCCGTCGCCCCGACACGCAACGGGCGCGCGCGGCGGCGCATCGGCGGGTGACAATGAGCGGATGGCCGTTCCCCGTCAGCGCCCGCCCCGACTCATCCGGCCCGTTCGCGAGCCGGCCACCGTGCCCCCGCCGCTGGAGGGGCCGTGGGCCCCCACCGACCTCCGGCTCGACCACGCCGATCTGCTGCCGCTGCCGGACGGCGCGCACGGGCCGGAGGACGTGCTGATCGACCCGGACGGCCGGGTGATCAGCGGGGACGAGGACGGCCGGTTGTGGTGGTGGCCGGCGGACGCGCCGGCGGGCACCCGACCCCGGCTGCTCGCCGAGACCGGCGGCCGGCCGCTGGGCATCGAGCTCGACCCGGTCGACGGTGCGCTGGTCGTCTGCGACGCGTACCGGGGGCTGCTGCGGGTCACCCCGGACGGCGTGGTCCACGAGCTGACCGGCAGCGCGCCGCCGGTGCACCTCGCCGACAACGCCACGGTCGCCCGGGACGGCACGATCTACTTCACCGACTCGTCCGACCGGTTCCCGCTCTCGCACTGGAAACGGGACCTGCTGGAGCACCGGCCCAACGGCCGGGTGCTGGCGTACGACCGGCGGACGGGGCGTACGGAGGTGGTGACGAGCGGGCTCTACTTCCCCAACGGCGTCGCCCTCACCCCGGACGAGTCGGCGCTGATGCTGGTGGAGACGGCCACCCACCGGCTGCTCCGGATCGACCTGCCGGACGGCCGGGCCACCGTGCTGACCGACCTGCCGGCGTACCCGGACAACGTTGCCGCGGTGGGCGACGGGACGTACTGGATCGCCCTGCCCAGCCCCCGCCTGCCGATCATGGAGCGGCTGCTGCCGCATCCGCGGGTCCGACAGCTGGTGGCCCTGCTGCCGGGCGCGGTGCAGCCGCAGCCCCGCCGGTACGGCCTGGTCGCGCTGGTCGACGGCGAGGGGCGGGTGCTCCGGACGCTGCACGGCCCGACCGGCGCGTACTCGATGATCACCGGCGTGCGGCAGCACGGGGACCTGCTCTGGCTGGGCAGCCTGACCGCGACGGGTGTGGCCCGGGTGCGCCTCGGCTGAGCGGCCGTGACGGGCGGCCGGCCCGCCACCGGTGAGGTGGCGGGCCGGCCCGGTCGTTCCTCCCCGGTCGATCAGCCGCCGCTGGCCGACGGGGTCGGTGCGGGCGCCGAACCGCCGGCCACCGCGCCCGGGTGCGGCGTGCTGCTGGGGGTGGGCTTCAGCCCGGCCGGGACGGGCAGGGCGCTGCCCTTGGCGAACTCGTCCCAGCTGACGTTCCAGGCGGTCCAGCCGTTGCCCTGGTCCAACTTCACCTCGGTGCCCTTGACGGTCACCAGGTCGCCGACCTGTGTGACTCCCATCAGCCAGTGCGCCGCATCGGCCGAGACATTGGTGCAGCCGTGCGAGACGTTGATGTTGCCCTGGTCCCCCTCCGACCATGGCGCGGAGTGGATGAACTCGCCGCCCCAGGTCAGCCGCTGCGCGTCGTCAACGTCGACCACGTAGCCGCCGTTCGGGTCGCCCCGCGTGTCGAAGGTGGTCCGGTCGAACTTCTCCATGATCACCATCGTGCCGCTGGAGGTCGGGGTGCTCGACTTGCCGAGGCTCACCGGGATCTTGCGGAGCAGCTTGCCGTCCTGATAGACCGACATCTGCTTGGTGGCGTTGTCGATGTCGAGCGAGACCTGCCGGCCGATCTTCGAGGTCGCGCTGTGATCGGCGTCGCCGATGGCGTTCTTGCCGATCGGCAGCCCCTGCAGGGCGCTCCGTACGCTGATCTTCGTGCCGGGCTGCCAGAAATCAGGTGCCCGGTATTCGACCTGCTTCCCGTCCGCCACCCACGACCAGGTGCCCGGCTGCGGCGGGTCAGTCTTCACGAACAATCGCCGTTGCACGTCCGCCCGGGCTTCTTTGGGAATTGGCGGATCGAACGCGACGGTTACCGGCAGAGCCGTCCCGTACGTCTGCTTACTGGTGAAATAGAGCTCGGTGGTGATGGCCGGCTTGGTCGATTTCGCCATCGTGGTGAACGTCGTCTTCTGCGTGGTGGTACGTCCGGAACCGCCGGTCGCGGTCACCTCCGCGGTGTACGTCCGCGAATTCTGCAACGGCTTGGTGGGCACCCAGCTCGACCCGTCCTCCCGCGGTTCGGCCGGCACCTGCGCGCCCTTGTCGTCGGTGAGCCGCACCGCGGTGATCTTCCCGTGCGCGACCTTCGCGCCCACCTCGGCGCTGATCGGCACATCCTTGGTCCGGTCCGCCGGTGTCACGGTAACCGCCGGCGCGGCCGCCTTCTTGTGCCCCGGCTTCGCGGCCTCCCGCTGACCGGCGGTGCAGCCGCCGATCACCAATGGTGTGACTGCGATGGTTACCGCGAACAGCCTCAGTCGCCGTCTCACATCCATATGCGCACCCCATTTCC from Micromonospora kangleipakensis includes these protein-coding regions:
- a CDS encoding L,D-transpeptidase, which gives rise to MDVRRRLRLFAVTIAVTPLVIGGCTAGQREAAKPGHKKAAAPAVTVTPADRTKDVPISAEVGAKVAHGKITAVRLTDDKGAQVPAEPREDGSSWVPTKPLQNSRTYTAEVTATGGSGRTTTQKTTFTTMAKSTKPAITTELYFTSKQTYGTALPVTVAFDPPIPKEARADVQRRLFVKTDPPQPGTWSWVADGKQVEYRAPDFWQPGTKISVRSALQGLPIGKNAIGDADHSATSKIGRQVSLDIDNATKQMSVYQDGKLLRKIPVSLGKSSTPTSSGTMVIMEKFDRTTFDTRGDPNGGYVVDVDDAQRLTWGGEFIHSAPWSEGDQGNINVSHGCTNVSADAAHWLMGVTQVGDLVTVKGTEVKLDQGNGWTAWNVSWDEFAKGSALPVPAGLKPTPSSTPHPGAVAGGSAPAPTPSASGG
- a CDS encoding SMP-30/gluconolactonase/LRE family protein, with amino-acid sequence MAVPRQRPPRLIRPVREPATVPPPLEGPWAPTDLRLDHADLLPLPDGAHGPEDVLIDPDGRVISGDEDGRLWWWPADAPAGTRPRLLAETGGRPLGIELDPVDGALVVCDAYRGLLRVTPDGVVHELTGSAPPVHLADNATVARDGTIYFTDSSDRFPLSHWKRDLLEHRPNGRVLAYDRRTGRTEVVTSGLYFPNGVALTPDESALMLVETATHRLLRIDLPDGRATVLTDLPAYPDNVAAVGDGTYWIALPSPRLPIMERLLPHPRVRQLVALLPGAVQPQPRRYGLVALVDGEGRVLRTLHGPTGAYSMITGVRQHGDLLWLGSLTATGVARVRLG